Proteins co-encoded in one Hypanus sabinus isolate sHypSab1 chromosome 6, sHypSab1.hap1, whole genome shotgun sequence genomic window:
- the LOC132395483 gene encoding uncharacterized protein LOC132395483: MVKNERTDNAPSPPQQDGGEGEAHSRTTIVSSNCTEVCGQTQSSHSCSKSCLTKVYPKEAQQDITKRKVTDETLGQSVFVQTEHGNKLAQSAQDTISLKTKDTKVFRDEANNGVAPLPFREPHQRSPDNKEQAVKRFTSLRKTRKRKPEMQQCTRLAHEVLCTLMAEVTAIINAQSLLPVSSDPENPFILSPSTLLTQKAGAPPPPGDFSDKDLYTKQWRQVQALANQFWPRWRQKYLPLLQQRRKWTEPRRNLQVGDLVLLRDKQIARNSWPTARITATFPSGDGHVRKIELKTTDQGDVKIYQRPVTEVILLLPND; the protein is encoded by the coding sequence atggtcaagaatgaaagaaccgacaacgctccttcacccccacaacaggacggcggggagggagaggctcactccaggacaacaattgtcagctcgaactgtacagaagtttgcggtcaaactcagtcaagccattCTTGTTCCAAGagctgcctcactaaggtgtaccctaaagaagcacaacaagacattaccaagcgtaaagtaaccgacgagacgctaggtcagtcagttttcgttcaaaccgagcacggaaacaaacttgcacaatcagctcaagataccatttctttaaaaaccaaagacaccaaggtcttcagagatgaagcaaataatggggttgccccattgcctttcagagaaccacaccagcgctcaccagataacaaagagcaggcagtcaaacggttcacgtccttacggaaaacccggaaaaggaaacctgagatgcagcaatgcacccgattggcccacgaggtactgtgcaccctaatggcagaggtcacagccattataaacgcacaatcactcctacctgtgtcttctgacccagaaaacccctttatactttccccatcaacgctccttacgcagaaggcaggagcacctcctccaccaggagacttctcagacaaggatttgtacacaaagcaatggagacaagtccaggctctggcaaatcagttctggcctcgctggagacaaaaatatctacctttgttgcaacagagacgaaagtggacagaaccccgcaggaatcttcaagttggagacttagtcctgctcagggacaagcaaatcgcccgaaacagctggccaacggccagaatcactgctacattccctagcggggatggacatgttaggaagatcgaattgaagactaccgaccaaggcgatgtgaaaatttaccaaaggccagttacagaagttattctacttctacccaatgactga